A window from Candidatus Delongbacteria bacterium encodes these proteins:
- a CDS encoding fatty acid desaturase CarF family protein, which produces MPEDLQQKQREFRAALARLESRPVYRLLGWAVSGAVLAGQAALMGLSLQRPVGWPAGLLLLAAAWLLADLLGGLVHLIMDHHQRYTGFFGPLTAAFHLHHRTPRYQDQPLWRVYVHESGFKLWLPPFLALGLALADPLGPAGLRLWAWVGLLSSVAEVSHYLCHNSGARWARSLAAAGLLLPRREHARHHREDNVSYAFLNGWSNPLLDILARRGFPGYKQGTDRHFQPDEAEGGSRDAFHP; this is translated from the coding sequence GTGCCGGAGGACCTGCAGCAAAAACAGCGCGAGTTCCGCGCCGCCCTGGCGCGGCTGGAGAGCCGGCCGGTCTACCGGCTGCTGGGCTGGGCCGTCTCCGGGGCCGTGCTGGCCGGGCAGGCGGCGCTCATGGGGCTTAGCCTCCAGCGGCCCGTGGGCTGGCCGGCAGGCCTCTTGCTGCTGGCGGCGGCCTGGCTGCTGGCGGACCTGCTGGGCGGCCTCGTACACCTGATCATGGATCACCACCAGCGCTACACGGGCTTCTTCGGCCCGTTGACGGCGGCCTTCCACCTGCACCACCGCACGCCGCGCTACCAGGACCAGCCCCTCTGGCGCGTCTACGTCCACGAGAGCGGGTTCAAGCTCTGGCTGCCGCCCTTCCTGGCGCTGGGCCTGGCCCTCGCCGACCCGCTGGGCCCGGCGGGCCTGCGCCTCTGGGCCTGGGTGGGCCTGTTGTCCTCAGTGGCCGAGGTCAGCCACTATTTGTGTCACAACTCCGGCGCCCGCTGGGCGCGCTCTCTGGCCGCCGCCGGACTGCTGCTCCCGCGGCGCGAACACGCCCGTCATCACCGGGAGGACAATGTCTCCTACGCCTTCTTGAACGGCTGGAGCAATCCCCTGCTGGACATCCTGGCGCGGCGCGGCTTCCCAGGCTACAAGCAGGGCACGGACCGGCACTTCCAGCCGGATGAGGCGGAAGGCGGGTCGCGGGACGCGTTTCATCCCTGA
- a CDS encoding cation diffusion facilitator family transporter has product MSADRTSLTRFAWLSIAAALATIAIKTLAWQLTGSVGLLSDALESLVNLAGGIFALLMLKLAALPPDEHHDFGHSKAEYFASGAEGALIVGAALAIAWAAVRRLLHPADLESVGAGLLVSAGASIINLLVARVLLKAGREHASITLEADGKHLMTDVWTSAGVIVGVGAVALTGWRVLDPLLALAVAANIVWTGYKLLHTSALGLMDTVIPAEERQRILDVLAVYEAQDIQFHALLTRQAAGRRFISVHVLVPGEWSVARGHVLVEEIEAAIRAVLRGSTVFTHLEPLEDPVSFHDQQLDR; this is encoded by the coding sequence ATGAGCGCCGATCGAACATCCCTGACCCGCTTCGCCTGGCTCTCCATCGCGGCGGCGCTGGCCACCATCGCCATCAAGACCCTGGCCTGGCAGTTGACCGGTTCCGTGGGTCTGCTCTCGGATGCGCTGGAATCGCTGGTCAACCTGGCCGGGGGCATCTTCGCCCTGCTGATGCTCAAACTGGCCGCGCTCCCGCCGGACGAGCACCACGACTTCGGGCACAGCAAGGCCGAGTACTTCGCCAGCGGCGCCGAGGGGGCGCTGATCGTCGGAGCCGCGCTGGCCATCGCCTGGGCCGCCGTCAGGCGCCTGCTGCACCCGGCGGACCTGGAGAGCGTGGGCGCCGGTCTGCTGGTTTCGGCGGGCGCCAGCATCATCAACCTGCTGGTGGCGCGCGTGCTGCTCAAAGCGGGCCGCGAGCACGCCTCCATCACGCTGGAGGCGGACGGCAAGCACCTGATGACCGACGTCTGGACCTCCGCCGGCGTGATCGTCGGCGTGGGGGCCGTGGCCCTGACGGGCTGGCGCGTGCTGGACCCGCTGCTGGCGCTGGCCGTGGCGGCCAACATCGTCTGGACGGGCTACAAGCTGCTCCACACCTCGGCCTTGGGACTGATGGACACGGTGATTCCCGCCGAGGAGCGCCAGCGGATCCTGGACGTGCTGGCTGTCTACGAGGCCCAGGACATCCAGTTCCACGCGCTGCTGACACGCCAGGCCGCCGGGCGGCGCTTCATCAGCGTGCACGTGCTGGTGCCGGGGGAGTGGTCCGTGGCCCGGGGCCACGTGCTGGTGGAGGAGATCGAGGCCGCCATCCGCGCCGTGCTGCGCGGCTCGACGGTTTTCACGCACCTGGAGCCGCTGGAGGACCCGGTGTCCTTCCACGATCAGCAGCTGGATCGCTGA
- a CDS encoding cob(I)yrinic acid a,c-diamide adenosyltransferase: MVKLNRITTKGGDSGQTSLGDGRRVPKHEARVAAYGDVDELNAVLGLALMELERDSALDTARNLALRGQLGRLQNDLFDLGADLCVPGAAGERLRIPAAHVERLEDWIAAWNADLPALESFVLPAGSPATCQLHHARTVCRRAERAFYQLAGGTLADGDLNPLVGVYLNRLSDLLFVMARAAAPAGERLWHPGG, translated from the coding sequence ATGGTCAAGCTGAATCGGATCACCACCAAGGGCGGCGACAGCGGCCAGACCAGCCTGGGGGACGGCCGCCGCGTGCCCAAGCACGAGGCGCGCGTGGCGGCCTACGGCGACGTGGACGAACTCAACGCCGTACTCGGACTGGCCCTGATGGAGCTGGAACGCGACTCGGCGCTGGACACGGCGCGCAACCTGGCCCTGCGCGGCCAGCTGGGCCGCCTGCAGAACGACCTGTTCGATCTGGGCGCCGATCTCTGCGTGCCCGGCGCCGCCGGGGAGCGGCTGCGGATCCCCGCCGCCCACGTGGAGCGCCTGGAGGACTGGATCGCGGCCTGGAACGCGGATCTGCCGGCGCTGGAGAGTTTCGTGCTGCCCGCCGGCTCGCCGGCCACCTGCCAGCTGCATCACGCCCGCACGGTCTGCCGCCGGGCGGAGCGCGCCTTCTACCAGTTGGCCGGGGGCACCCTCGCCGACGGGGACCTGAACCCGCTGGTGGGCGTCTACCTCAACCGGCTCTCCGACCTGCTCTTCGTGATGGCCCGCGCCGCGGCTCCCGCTGGCGAGCGGCTCTGGCACCCGGGCGGCTGA
- a CDS encoding C25 family cysteine peptidase, protein MKRFPGKPGAASCLRSLLLTILCLGLSRTLAAAAPRWQLLDPVPTAAPALELRLLGQDEQGLELELTLHWLELAERDGGVELILPGEALAGLPGEPALPAVSRLLATPGDAAARLEILELETVRRRDLRPAPRLSSGSDRPDSPSPPMLPLTPTDGTGGTAPWAGLGESALWQGVRVLGLDIFPVRWDRERGELEALRRLRLRITWERGARPLPALRSAGGEGRRLVRSGVLNADSPWLDRPERIAEPALPGSYLVLSSDAALPGLADWIRWKREMGHELRVISEGELDGPGTSYTRLRQAVQEEFDANPFDYLLLVGDVDRYPSGSEVDYNLDAGFIGGGSYSESQWGSRCGTSYCIVSDHLFSLLEGDDYFADVLVGRFSVDTANDLAKMVRRSVDYEAAPFTGLGTQWFGTGLMIYDVAQAPSRREVKLAIRDLLMQEAGYARVDTIHNHYWQNPVNPAVVTQRINSGLSLINYRGFGFRHQWYGPLFGVDQMDDLTNVGRWPYVTSIVCGGGDFASVDDDPCLGEGFLRAGTQQEPTGAIGFVGPSEEDTHTEWNNCIDEGIYFGLAREGLRTLGALMDRGKLELWGAYPNARNWGATGYNVPFYFHCYNLLGDPGLELRTRAPRELSCVTPASLPVGLELLELQVAALDGQPLAGLRGCLYHAETDRALTALADESGRLRFSGAGLEAGAWTLTLSGPDLLPLRREIPAGAADSDLRLSAWSLTGAEPEDGLARPGETLSLQLELQEQGLTGAPAGRLLTLEAPPETVELLSDSLWLEASAPGQSLAVPGLSLRLGHLLPYGEPLSLNLRLDGALLAILSVEVAQPGFLVVESAGDGHDLVPGYQGALRLRLLALGLPAGDSLRIRLGSLHDQVRVTQAENSLVHIEPDSSRWLEDLRIRVEPELLPGSVVPFELGIWAAADDPHLNAPLALLHVQLPIGAAGPLDPLGPDAGGYLAWHSGDEGAQAPLHEWVSIAATGQEVELVDWYDPWGEIIDGASQVLDLPFPFRYYGQDYLQVTVCSNGWLAFGDHHNHWTAINTPIPAAQGPAAMVAAYWTDLVNSSNGNPPYGHLYTEGRPAEGLFLVEWNHFRPAGGSSNVDVQLILRDPALWPTPTGDGELLLHFHDMAANNGDNGVTVGLENPQESGGLQYVCNNSYAPAAQPLTDGCSLLFTPLASQTAVAEPSVRPAARLDVHPNPFNPATRLRLELPEAARVRWSLVNLLGQTVLQEPWRAVSAGAFSASVDGGALASGVYLLRVEWRAQSGPAGGALSEKILLLR, encoded by the coding sequence ATGAAGCGATTTCCCGGCAAACCCGGCGCGGCGTCTTGTCTGCGTTCCCTCCTGTTGACCATCCTCTGCCTGGGCCTATCTCGGACCTTGGCCGCGGCCGCCCCGCGCTGGCAATTGCTGGATCCCGTTCCGACGGCCGCCCCGGCGCTGGAACTGCGCCTGCTCGGCCAGGATGAACAGGGGCTGGAACTGGAGCTGACCCTGCACTGGCTGGAACTGGCGGAGCGGGACGGCGGCGTGGAACTCATCCTGCCCGGCGAGGCCCTGGCCGGACTGCCTGGCGAGCCGGCGCTGCCCGCCGTCAGCCGGCTGCTGGCCACCCCCGGCGACGCCGCAGCACGGCTGGAGATCCTGGAGCTGGAGACAGTGCGGCGCCGGGACCTGCGGCCCGCCCCCCGCTTGAGCTCGGGCTCCGACCGGCCCGATTCGCCCTCCCCGCCGATGTTGCCCCTGACGCCGACGGACGGGACCGGCGGCACGGCCCCGTGGGCGGGCCTGGGTGAGAGCGCCCTCTGGCAGGGCGTGCGCGTGCTGGGGCTGGACATCTTCCCCGTGCGCTGGGACAGGGAGCGGGGCGAGCTGGAGGCCCTGCGCCGGCTGCGGCTGCGCATCACCTGGGAGCGCGGCGCGCGGCCCCTGCCCGCCCTCCGGTCGGCGGGTGGCGAAGGCCGGCGGCTGGTGCGCTCCGGCGTGCTGAACGCGGACAGCCCCTGGCTGGACCGGCCCGAGCGCATCGCCGAACCCGCGCTGCCCGGCTCCTACCTGGTGCTGAGCTCCGACGCCGCGCTGCCCGGGCTGGCGGACTGGATCCGCTGGAAGCGCGAGATGGGCCACGAGCTGCGCGTGATCAGCGAGGGCGAGCTGGACGGGCCCGGCACCAGCTACACGCGGCTGCGGCAGGCCGTCCAGGAGGAATTCGACGCCAACCCCTTCGACTATCTGCTGCTGGTGGGCGACGTGGACCGCTACCCCAGCGGCAGCGAGGTGGACTACAACCTGGACGCGGGCTTCATCGGCGGCGGGAGCTACAGCGAGAGCCAGTGGGGCTCGCGCTGCGGGACCAGCTACTGTATCGTCAGCGATCACCTGTTCTCCCTGCTGGAGGGCGACGACTACTTCGCCGACGTGCTGGTGGGACGCTTTTCCGTGGACACGGCCAATGACCTGGCCAAAATGGTGCGGCGCAGCGTGGACTACGAGGCCGCGCCCTTCACGGGCCTGGGCACGCAATGGTTCGGCACGGGCCTGATGATCTACGACGTGGCCCAGGCGCCCAGCCGGCGCGAGGTGAAACTGGCCATCCGCGACCTGCTGATGCAGGAGGCGGGCTACGCCCGGGTGGACACCATCCACAACCACTACTGGCAGAATCCCGTCAACCCGGCGGTGGTGACCCAGCGCATCAATTCCGGCCTGAGCCTGATCAACTACCGCGGCTTCGGCTTCCGCCACCAGTGGTATGGCCCGCTCTTCGGCGTGGACCAGATGGACGACTTGACCAACGTGGGGCGCTGGCCCTACGTCACCTCCATCGTCTGCGGCGGCGGGGACTTCGCCTCCGTGGACGACGACCCCTGCCTGGGCGAGGGCTTCCTGCGCGCCGGCACCCAGCAGGAGCCCACCGGGGCCATCGGCTTCGTGGGACCCTCCGAGGAGGACACCCACACCGAGTGGAACAACTGCATCGACGAGGGGATCTACTTCGGCCTGGCGCGGGAGGGTCTGCGCACCCTGGGCGCGCTGATGGACCGGGGCAAACTGGAGTTGTGGGGCGCCTACCCCAACGCGCGCAACTGGGGCGCCACGGGCTACAACGTGCCCTTCTACTTCCACTGCTACAACCTGCTGGGCGACCCGGGGCTGGAACTGCGGACCCGCGCGCCGCGCGAATTGAGTTGCGTGACCCCCGCGAGCCTGCCCGTCGGGTTGGAACTGCTGGAGCTGCAGGTGGCGGCGCTGGATGGCCAGCCCCTGGCGGGCCTGCGCGGCTGCCTGTATCACGCGGAGACGGACCGGGCGCTCACCGCCCTGGCGGACGAGTCCGGCCGCCTGCGCTTCAGCGGCGCGGGTCTGGAGGCCGGCGCCTGGACCCTGACCCTGAGCGGTCCGGACCTGCTGCCCCTGCGGCGGGAGATTCCCGCGGGGGCGGCCGACAGCGACCTGCGCCTGAGCGCTTGGAGCCTGACGGGCGCCGAACCCGAAGACGGCCTGGCCCGGCCCGGCGAGACTTTGAGCCTGCAGCTGGAACTGCAGGAGCAGGGCCTGACAGGCGCGCCCGCCGGCCGCCTGCTGACGCTGGAGGCGCCGCCGGAGACTGTGGAGCTGCTGAGCGACAGCCTGTGGCTGGAGGCCAGCGCGCCAGGCCAGAGCCTGGCGGTCCCGGGCCTCTCCCTGCGCCTGGGCCACCTATTGCCCTACGGCGAGCCCCTTTCCCTCAACCTGCGCCTGGACGGCGCTCTGCTGGCGATCCTGAGCGTGGAGGTGGCCCAGCCTGGTTTCCTGGTGGTGGAGAGCGCGGGCGACGGCCACGATCTGGTGCCCGGCTACCAGGGCGCGCTGCGCCTGCGCCTGCTGGCCTTGGGCCTGCCCGCCGGCGATTCTCTGCGGATCCGGCTGGGCAGCCTGCACGACCAGGTGCGCGTGACCCAGGCCGAGAATTCCCTGGTCCACATCGAACCGGACAGCAGCCGCTGGCTGGAGGACCTGCGGATCCGCGTGGAACCCGAGCTGCTGCCCGGCAGCGTGGTGCCCTTCGAGCTGGGGATCTGGGCCGCGGCGGACGATCCGCATCTGAACGCGCCCCTGGCCCTGCTGCACGTCCAGCTGCCCATCGGCGCGGCCGGCCCGCTGGATCCGCTGGGGCCCGACGCCGGCGGCTACCTGGCCTGGCACTCCGGCGACGAGGGTGCCCAGGCTCCGCTGCACGAGTGGGTCAGCATCGCCGCCACGGGCCAGGAGGTGGAGCTCGTCGACTGGTACGATCCCTGGGGCGAGATCATCGACGGCGCCTCCCAGGTGCTGGACCTGCCCTTCCCCTTCCGCTACTACGGCCAGGACTACCTCCAGGTCACCGTCTGCAGCAACGGCTGGTTGGCCTTCGGCGACCACCACAACCACTGGACGGCCATCAACACGCCCATTCCCGCCGCCCAGGGCCCCGCGGCCATGGTGGCGGCCTACTGGACGGATTTGGTGAACTCCTCCAACGGCAATCCACCCTACGGCCACCTCTACACGGAGGGCCGGCCCGCGGAAGGACTTTTCCTGGTGGAATGGAATCACTTCCGCCCGGCGGGCGGCAGCTCGAATGTGGACGTGCAGCTGATCCTGCGCGACCCGGCGCTCTGGCCCACGCCCACGGGGGACGGCGAGCTCCTGCTCCACTTCCACGACATGGCCGCCAACAACGGCGACAACGGCGTGACGGTGGGGCTGGAGAATCCCCAGGAGAGCGGCGGCCTGCAGTACGTGTGCAACAACAGCTACGCGCCGGCGGCCCAGCCGCTCACCGACGGCTGTTCCCTGCTGTTCACTCCGCTGGCCTCCCAGACGGCCGTGGCCGAGCCCTCCGTCCGGCCCGCCGCGCGCCTGGACGTGCATCCCAATCCCTTCAACCCGGCGACCCGGCTGCGCCTGGAGCTGCCGGAGGCGGCGCGCGTGCGCTGGAGCCTGGTCAACCTGCTGGGGCAGACCGTGCTCCAGGAACCCTGGCGGGCCGTGAGCGCGGGTGCTTTCAGCGCCTCCGTGGACGGCGGAGCTCTGGCCAGCGGCGTCTATCTGCTGCGGGTGGAGTGGCGCGCCCAGTCCGGTCCGGCCGGCGGCGCGCTGAGCGAGAAGATCCTGTTGCTGCGCTAA
- a CDS encoding ZIP family metal transporter produces the protein MACHPGETNFRRPRILTWLYAIGSVLGVSAVSLVGVMTLGLGIGRLQRLLLVLVSLSVGTLFGSTFFHLLPEAYERQGGGHQVAIWTLAGLLLFFVLEKFIHWRHCHVPASQDHPHPVVFMNFVGDGLHNFIDGVLIGAAYLVSVPTGITTTVAVLVHEIPQEIGDFGTLVWGGLTVKKALLLNFISGLTALLGVLLVLTLGPRVTGIQAQILPLTAGGFLYIAGSDLIPELRKSTSARASAVQLLAILAGLVLTWALTQWLSHDHTHSHAWLRLMADGFLA, from the coding sequence ATGGCCTGCCACCCTGGCGAAACAAATTTTCGGAGACCTCGCATTTTGACTTGGCTGTATGCAATTGGCAGCGTCCTGGGAGTTTCGGCCGTCTCCTTGGTCGGGGTGATGACTCTGGGTCTGGGCATCGGGCGCCTGCAGCGCCTGCTGCTCGTGCTGGTGAGCCTGTCCGTGGGCACCTTGTTCGGCAGCACGTTTTTTCACCTGCTGCCCGAAGCCTACGAGCGCCAGGGCGGCGGTCACCAGGTGGCCATCTGGACCCTGGCGGGCCTGCTACTCTTCTTCGTGCTGGAGAAATTCATCCACTGGCGGCACTGTCATGTGCCTGCCTCGCAAGATCATCCCCATCCCGTGGTCTTCATGAACTTCGTGGGCGACGGGCTGCACAACTTCATCGACGGCGTGCTCATCGGCGCGGCCTATCTGGTCAGCGTGCCCACGGGGATCACCACCACGGTGGCCGTGCTGGTGCACGAGATTCCCCAGGAGATCGGTGACTTCGGCACCCTGGTCTGGGGCGGGCTAACGGTGAAAAAAGCATTGCTGCTCAACTTCATCAGTGGGCTGACGGCCCTGTTGGGCGTACTGCTGGTGCTGACTCTGGGGCCCCGGGTGACCGGGATCCAGGCGCAGATCCTGCCGCTGACCGCCGGGGGTTTCTTGTACATCGCCGGTTCCGACCTGATCCCGGAACTGCGCAAGAGCACCAGTGCCCGGGCCTCGGCCGTTCAATTACTTGCGATCCTGGCCGGACTGGTGTTGACCTGGGCCTTGACCCAGTGGTTGTCCCACGATCATACACATTCGCATGCGTGGCTGCGCCTGATGGCGGATGGATTTCTCGCCTAG